A stretch of the Erinaceus europaeus chromosome 1, mEriEur2.1, whole genome shotgun sequence genome encodes the following:
- the SUSD2 gene encoding sushi domain-containing protein 2 — MKLPLLPGALLLLVAATGPGPQPAAGTRSCAQRCGEQVGLCSCHPTCAGLRTCCSDFQDFCLDISPYSGSLMGGKDFVVQHLRLPSSSSGVLCRFKESIQTLGHVDTLGRVHCVSPLLYETGRIPFTISTDNGLSFPRSGTWLAVHPSKVSETEKSELVNETRWQYYGTAGTSGNLTMSWNTSSLPTQSVTIELWGYEETGKPYSENWTAQWSYLYSLATNAPNSGLFTFTPRPAPQKYQKWKVGALRIVDSKHYEGQKDVSALWTNEHALAWHLDEDFRADPQAWARAQCLAWEELEKQLPNFLEELPDCPCTLAQAQADSGRFHTDYGCDIERGSVCTYHPGAVHCVRSVQASPRYGSGQQCCYTADGTQLLTRDSTSGSTPDRGHDWGAPPFRAPPRVPGLSHWLYDVISFYYCCLWAPECPRYMQRRPSSDCRHYTPPRIASAFGDPHFITFDGANFTFNGHGEYVLLEADLTNLRVQGRAEPGTELQGPTTLGTGLTAVAVQEDNSDVLEVRKVGGSLQVLLNQETLSFMEQSWLDLKGIFLSVASGDRVSVMLSSGAGLEISLQGPFLSVSVLLPEKFITHTKGLLGTLNGDPADDFTLRNGQVLPVQASSRELFSFGADWAVENASSLLTYDSQYLVKTFLHGPKHDPSFQPLFPEETTPNPGLAAEAAKLCGDDHFCTFDVLASGSLNVGNATRAAHQQHWRLSDSLQPVTSCGWLAPPTNGRKDGTRYLVGSTIRFHCDNGYSLVGAEASTCQTGGTWSKPTPTCEPARSYTVLLSIIFGGLAVVGLGVIIYMLLSRRKSSRTSWGSHP, encoded by the exons ATGAAGCTGCCTCTCCTGCCCGGGGCCCTGCTACTGCTGGTGGCAGCCACCGGCCCCGGCCCCCAGCCCGCAGCAG GTACCAGGAGCTGTGCCCAGCGCTGTGGGGAGCAGGTTGGGCTGTGTTCCTGCCACCCCACCTGTGCCGGCCTTCGCACCTGCTGCTCCGACTTCCAGGACTTCTGCCTGGACATCTCGCCCTACTCAGGCTCCTTGATGGGAGGCAAGGACTTTGTGGTGCAGCACCTCCGCCTGCCCAGCTCCTCCAGCGGTGTGCTCTGCAG GTTTAAGGAAAGTATCCAGACCCTGGGCCACGTGGACACCCTCGGCCGTGTGCACTGCGTGTCGCCTCTCCTCTATGAGACGGGCCGCATCCCCTTCACCATCTCCACCGACAATGGCCTCTCCTTCCCACGCTCGGGCACCTGGTTGGCTG TGCACCCCAGCAaagtgtcagagacagagaagagcgaACTAGTGAATGAGACCCGCTGGCAGTACTATGGCACTGCTGGCACCTCGGGGAACCTCACTATGAGCTGGAACACCTCCTCTCTGCCCACACAGTCTGTCACCATCGAGCTGTGGGGCTACGAGGAGACAG GGAAGCCTTACTCAGAGAACTGGACAGCACAGTGGTCATACCTCTATTCCCTGGCCACCAATGCCCCCAACTCTGGCCTCTTCACCTTCACTCCAAGACCTGCACCTCAAAAGTACCAAAAATGGAAAGTGGGTGCACTGAGGATTGTGGACAGCAAACACTATGAGGGGCAGAA AGATGTGTCTGCACTCTGGACCAACGAGCATGCACTGGCTTGGCATTTGGACGAGGACTTCCGGGCTGACCCCCAGGCCTGGGCTCGAGCTCAGTGCCTGGCCTGGGAGGAGCTGGAAAAGCAGCTGCCCAACTTCCTGGAGGAGCTTCCTGACTGCCCCTGCACcctggcccaggcccaggccgaCTCTGGCCGCTTCCAT ACGGACTACGGCTGTGACATCGAGCGAGGCAGCGTGTGCACCTACCACCCAGGGGCTGTGCACTGTGTGCGCTCCGTGCAAGCCAG CCCCAGGTACGGCTCTGGCCAGCAGTGCTGCTACACAGCCGATGGCACACAGCTGCTCACCAGGGACTCCACCAGTGGCAGCACCCCAGACCGTGGCCATGACTGGGGGGCACCCCCGTTCCGCGCGCCGCCCCGAGTGCCTGGCCTCTCCCACTGGCTCTATGACGTCATCAGCTTCTACTACTGCTGCCTCTGGGCCCCTGAGTGTCCCCGCTACATGCAGAGGCGGCCCTCCAGTGACTGTCGCCACTACACTCCCCCCCGCATAG CTTCTGCCTTTGGAGACCCACACTTTATCACCTTCGATGGTGCCAATTTCACCTTCAATGGGCACGGCGAGTACGTGCTGCTGGAGGCCGACCTGACCAACCTGCGAGTGCAAGGCCGAGCCGAGCCTGGAACTGAGCTCCAGG GTCCCACGACCCTGGGCACGGGACTGACGGCCGTGGCTGTGCAGGAGGACAACTCAGACGTGCTGGAGGTTCGGAAGGTGGGCGGCAGCCTGCAGGTGCTGCTGAACCAGGAGACTCTCAGCTTTATGGAGCAAAGCTGGCTGGACCTGAAGG GCATATTCCTGTCTGTGGCCTCTGGGGACCGAGTTTCCGTCATGCTGTCATCTGGGGCTGGGCTGGAGATCAGCCTCCAGGGGCCATTCTTGAGTGTGTCAGTGCTGCTGCCGGAGAAGTTCATCACACACACGAAGGGCCTCCTGGGGACGCTCAATGGGGACCCAGCCGACGACTTCACCCTGCGCAATGGGCAGGTCCTGCCAGTCCAGGCCAGCTCCCGGGAGCTGTtcagttttggggctgact GGGCCGTGGAGAACGCCTCTTCCCTACTCACCTACGACTCCCAGTACCTGGTGAAGACCTTCCTCCATGGGCCCAAGCATGACCCCAGCTTCCAGCCCCTCTTCCCTGAGGAGACCACCCCTAACCCTGGGCTGGCAGCAGAGGCAGCCAAGTTGTGCGGGGATGACCATTTCTGCACCTTCGACGTGCTGGCCAGCGGGAGCCTGAATGTGGGCAACGCCACCAGGGCAGCCCACCAGCAGCACTGGCGGCTCTCGGACAGCCTGCAGCCTG TGACTTCCTGTGGCTGGCTGGCCCCACCCACCAATGGGCGCAAGGATGGCACCAGGTACCTGGTGGGCTCCACCATTCGCTTCCACTGTGACAATGGCTACAGCCTGGTGGGGGCAGAGGCCAGCACGTGCCAAACTGGTGGCACCTGGTCCAAGCCCACCCCGACATGCGAGCCAG CCCGCAGCTACACAGTGTTACTGAGCATCATCTTCGGAGGGCTGGCTGTGGTGGGCCTGGGCGTCATCATTTACATGTTGCTAAGCCGCAGGAAAAGCAGCAG GACTAGCTGGGGTTCACACCCTTGA